A genome region from Aptenodytes patagonicus chromosome 26, bAptPat1.pri.cur, whole genome shotgun sequence includes the following:
- the GOLPH3L gene encoding Golgi phosphoprotein 3-like isoform X1 yields the protein MTTLTHRGRRAEAGRNSDKKPDSEEDAAVDRDLNDDDPDDSKDIRLTLMEEVLLLGLKDKEGYTSFWNECISSGLRGGILIELALRGRIRLEPRCIRKRRLLDRKVLLKSDAPTGDVLLDETLRHIKATESAETVQTWIDLLTGETWNPFKLQYQLRNVRERIAKALVEKGILTTEKQNFLLFDMTTHPVSNATEKQRLVKKLQESMLERWVNDPHRMDRRTLALLVLAHSSDVLENVFASLADDKYNVAMNRTKDLLDMDPEVEAAKAGGAEMIWAVLAAFNKS from the exons ATGACGACGCTAACGCACCGAGGACGGCGTGCTGAGGCGGGAAGGAACTCGGACAAGAAGCCCGACAGCGAGGAAGATGCAGCTGTGGACAGAGACCTGAATGACGATGATCCTGATGACTCCAAAGATATCCGCCTCACGCTCAtggaggaggtgctgctcctggggctgAAGGACAAGGAG GGGTACACCTCCTTCTGGAACGAGTGCATCTCTTCAGGCCTGCGGGGCGGCATCCTCATCGAGCTGGCTCTGCGCGGCCGGATCCGCCTGGAGCCGCGCTGCATCAGGAAGAGGAGGCTACTGGACAGGAAG GTGCTCTTGAAGTCAGACGCGCCGACTGGTGACGTCTTGCTGGATGAGACCCTCCGACACATCAAGGCCACAGAGTCTGCGGAAACAGTGCAGACCTGGATAGACCTGCTCACTG GGGAGACCTGGAACCCCTTCAAGCTGCAGTACCAGCTGAGGAACGTGCGCGAGCGCATTGCCAAGGCACTGGTGGAGAAGGGCATCCTCACCACAGAGAAGCAGAACTTCCTGCTCTTCGACATGACCACCCACCCCGTCAGCAACGCCACTGAGAAGCAGCGCTTGGTGAAGAAGCTCCAGGAGAGCATGCTGGAGCGGTGGGTGAACGACCCCCACCGCATGGACCGCAGGACTCTGGCTCTCCTGGTGCTGGCCCACTCCTCAGATGTGCTGGAGAACGTTTTCGCCAGCCTGGCAGACGACAAATACAATGTGGCAATGAACAGGACCAAGGACCTCCTCGATATGGACCCTGAAGTGGAAGCAGCCAAAGCCGGGGGCGCAGAGATGATCTGGGCTGTCCTGGCAGCCTTCAATAAGTCCTAA
- the HORMAD1 gene encoding HORMA domain-containing protein 1: MAMAQKQRNCVSAVVFPNKISTEQQSLMLVKRLLAVAVSCITYLRGIFPESAYGTRYMDDVCVKILREDKNCPGSTQLVKWMLGCYDALQKKYLRMIVLAVYTHPEDPQTITECYHFKFKYTHNGPLLDFSSKNKRNDSTITCADTKKASILLIRKIYVLMQNLSPLPNDVCLTMKLFYYDEVTPSDYQPPGFKEGECEGMIFEGEPMYLNVGEVPTPFHMLKVKVTTEKQRMENVDKSILKHGETNVPLRVLRVDRDDPEEENQDMNEDPVLDNKEEDRNNVNISEAQEPNVTCEEDEVAKAGGNQNLYVSNPQVDHLASKTSELNVSESRTRSGKIFQTSTVHHFELSSSQDVLPKRRKISEPKEQF; the protein is encoded by the exons ATGGCAATGGCTCAGAAGCAAAGAAATTGTGTG AGTGCAGTTGTATTTCCTAACAAAATATCTACTGAACAGCAATCCCTGATGCTAGTGAAGAGGCTCCTGGCGGTAGCAGTATCCTGCATTACCTATCTGAGAGGAATCTTTCCTGAAAGTGCCTATGGAACAAGATATATGGATG ATGTCTGTGTCAAAATTCTGAGGGAAGACAAAAACTGTCCTGGCTCTACTCAGCTGGTGAAATG gatGTTAGGATGCTATGATGCCTTGCAGAAGAAATAT CTAAGAATGATTGTCCTAGCA gtctATACCCATCCAGAAGATCCTCAG ACAATTACAGAATGTTACCACTTCAAATTCAAGTACACTCACAATGGGCCACTTCTGGATTTCAGCAG TAAGAATAAAAGGAATGATTCCACAATCACCTGTGCAGACACCAAGAAAGCAAGTATCCTCCTCATTCGCAAGATTTATGTTCTGATGCAAAACCTGAGTCCTTTACCAAATGATGTTTGCCTGACTATGAAGCTGTTTTATTATGATGAAG TTACACCATCTGATTACCAACCTCCTGGTTTTAAGGAGGGTGAATGTGAGGGGATGATATTTGAGGGGGAGCCTATGTATCTTAATGTGGGTGAAGTGCCAACGCCTTTTCATATGCTGAAAGTTAAAGTTACAACTGAAAAACAACGAATGGAAAATGTTGATAAAAGCATCCTAAAGCATGGAGAGACTAATGTGCCTCTCCGGGTGCTCAGAGTGGACAGAGATGATCCAGAAGAGGAGAATCAGGACATGAAT GAAGATCCTGTCTTGGATAATAAAGAGGAAGATAGGAATAATGTAAACATTTCAGAAGCTCAAG AACCAAATGTAACTTGTGAAGAGGATGAAGTTGCGAAGGCTGGAGGGAACCAGAATCTGTATGTTTCTAATCCTCAG GTCGATCATTTGGCAAGTAAGACGTCTGAACTTAATGTGTCAGAGAGCAGGACAAGAAGTGGAAAGATATTTCAAACCAGCACT GTTCATCACTTTGAACTCTCATCTAGTCAAGATGTGCTGccaaaaaggagaaagatcaGTGAACCAAAGGAGCAGTTTTAG
- the GOLPH3L gene encoding Golgi phosphoprotein 3-like isoform X2, producing MTTLTHRGRRAEAGRNSDKKPDSEEDAAVDRDLNDDDPDDSKDIRLTLMEEVLLLGLKDKEVLLKSDAPTGDVLLDETLRHIKATESAETVQTWIDLLTGETWNPFKLQYQLRNVRERIAKALVEKGILTTEKQNFLLFDMTTHPVSNATEKQRLVKKLQESMLERWVNDPHRMDRRTLALLVLAHSSDVLENVFASLADDKYNVAMNRTKDLLDMDPEVEAAKAGGAEMIWAVLAAFNKS from the exons ATGACGACGCTAACGCACCGAGGACGGCGTGCTGAGGCGGGAAGGAACTCGGACAAGAAGCCCGACAGCGAGGAAGATGCAGCTGTGGACAGAGACCTGAATGACGATGATCCTGATGACTCCAAAGATATCCGCCTCACGCTCAtggaggaggtgctgctcctggggctgAAGGACAAGGAG GTGCTCTTGAAGTCAGACGCGCCGACTGGTGACGTCTTGCTGGATGAGACCCTCCGACACATCAAGGCCACAGAGTCTGCGGAAACAGTGCAGACCTGGATAGACCTGCTCACTG GGGAGACCTGGAACCCCTTCAAGCTGCAGTACCAGCTGAGGAACGTGCGCGAGCGCATTGCCAAGGCACTGGTGGAGAAGGGCATCCTCACCACAGAGAAGCAGAACTTCCTGCTCTTCGACATGACCACCCACCCCGTCAGCAACGCCACTGAGAAGCAGCGCTTGGTGAAGAAGCTCCAGGAGAGCATGCTGGAGCGGTGGGTGAACGACCCCCACCGCATGGACCGCAGGACTCTGGCTCTCCTGGTGCTGGCCCACTCCTCAGATGTGCTGGAGAACGTTTTCGCCAGCCTGGCAGACGACAAATACAATGTGGCAATGAACAGGACCAAGGACCTCCTCGATATGGACCCTGAAGTGGAAGCAGCCAAAGCCGGGGGCGCAGAGATGATCTGGGCTGTCCTGGCAGCCTTCAATAAGTCCTAA